A genomic window from Schistocerca piceifrons isolate TAMUIC-IGC-003096 chromosome 10, iqSchPice1.1, whole genome shotgun sequence includes:
- the LOC124719117 gene encoding uncharacterized protein LOC124719117 isoform X3 — translation MLTCGLTRRTLSGGWRLQSSYSHPDLNFPWFLKINSGNFGWFLLYGHNQLPVPSLSYYILGGRRLQSSYSHPDSSFPSSLKINSGNFGWFLLYGHSHSHLFHPCHTMSMLIWQQCRKSWQWLIMDCGQN, via the exons GAGGATGGAGACTCCAGTCTTCATACAGCCATCCTGACTTGAATTTTCCATGGTTTCTCAAAATTAATTCAGGAAATTTCGGATGGTTCCTACTATATGGCCACAACCAACTACCTGTTCCATCCTTGTCATACTATATCT TAGGGGGACGGAGACTCCAGTCTTCATACAGCCATCCCGATTCTAGTTTTCCATCGTCTCTCAAAATTAATTCAGGAAATTTCGGATGGTTCCTACTATATGGCCACAGCCACAGCCACCTGTTCCATCCTTGTCATACTATGTCT ATGCTGATTTGGCAGCAGTGCAGGAAGAGTTGGCAGTGGTTGATAATGGATTGTGGCCAAAATTAG